GGacagataaaaatctactcaccaaacagtaccaggagaacacacatatgaaAGGTATAACAGTTTGCAAGCtttcggaaccagtggctccttcttcaggtagAAGGGCAGAAGGGttgaggagaaggaagagggatgaaggaaaatgactggagttcagaaaagtcacccagaacctcagATAAGAGAAGCGATACTGAACAGGATGAGAAGGAATAACTGATTGTTGGAAACTGCACCGTATGAGAtttaaaaacctgagagcttaaaggtagaagacagggtaatatgcaagaaagAGATTACTGTcaaaacattgtgcacaagttaataagagcagaGGGCTAAGTTCATTGTATGCGATGCAGGTGGACGGGATGGGGGGCGGGGGTGAAAAGTAGACAGGTCAGCAAATGATCGATATAGGAAACTAAAATGGAGTAAGAAAgatatagttactgtgaagaagatgctgaaaccaaagaaattaatgtaaattaagaccaggtgggtggcgagaaccaaacaCACGTTTTAGTGCCAGTTCTTACTTGCGGAGTTctgataaaattttaaattgtttcaTGTGAGTATGTTCCAGCAGCCCTGTCTTCTGTTTTTTGCTTTTAAATAAAGGTCAATTGTTCTCTTAAGTACACCTCCAGACATTATTCAATTTTGCACTAAACACACTGGTGTCTGCTATAATATTATGGGTTGATAAATACCGGTACTTCTCATTACTGAAGCACTGCTTCAGAAACTGATCTCTTTTCAGTGCTGTTACAGATAACACTAGTTTATTGTATTTTTGCAATGGGTTTCTGCATGTATTGTTGTCAGACAAAATAAGTTACAGAAAGTCATCTAGGGCAAAAGGTTGTGACTCACTTGTACAAACACAGTCTCAGAAACTAACAACAAATAGTTAAGAGCCCAGTTTTTGAACCAGAACTATTGGACTAAAATGTTATATCTTTTGTAATGCCTGTGCCATTTTACGTAAATGTTTTAATATGTGTGACAATTGTGCATGCTCTCACAGGGAAGCTAGTTTGGGAGTGGCGTATGAGAACCGTAATTTTCAGTTTCACCGGAGAAACTGCTGCACAGCAAGACGTTTGCACGGTATGAAGAGTATGAGCAAACAACTTTAAGATCACAAAGCAGTAGGCAAACAATAAATATGTCCAATCTGGGTAGAGAGACAAGTTATGAGAATTAAATAAGAGCAGCTGAGAGAAAGACTTTTATGGACATGGTAACAGGCAAACACGTCGATGTGCAAGACAAACAGTCTATAAAGCCATTGAGAACATAGAATTCACAacgtctgctgctgacaagaagaagaacgctgtgaagaacattgcttcaactgcacttctcgatggacctgctgttttctgtggctgtagacttaacttcagcattgatttgaacgattctttttcacatggtaacggatggcttacagtggcaattgtacgtggtggcactggagttcccaatgttccGGGCCTGGagagtttcgtcgacagagacatcatcgcctaccgcacctatcacattgcagaattagccaataaagattttggaaaatcagCATATATGTCTACCTCTTCCCTATCCTTGTatacacgtaataaaagaaaaatttctgtaaatgagtctgtatttatctgGATGAAAGGGAACATGGTAACAGGCAAACAGTGAAGTGGAAGGAGGTCCAATCAATTgtacaaaaacaaaatactaaGGCAATCCAATGAGAGGAAGAGTCTCATTGCTACATTGCACTTATAGGGTTAATATTGGGCAACAGAGGCAGAAAAATTACAAACACAGCCTAGTGCATTGAATACCTAGCAGACCTTCCAAATAGAAAAGAGCAAGCCATAAACTGTGAAGAACTTAATATTAATTCTTTCAAAGATACACTAGAATGGCAAAAGAAATGATTTGGAAATGTCAAACTTTTACAACTTGAATTTTGGTGCAAAGTTTTCAACTAGAACTATGCAAAACATTAGAATTTTAATAATGTACTTTCACATGAATTTGTAAtcaattacataaatatttatgcAGTCATAATTATTCTCTTTGAACACAACGCATAAACAACTACAATAAAAAAACTTTGAAAACAATACAATTAGAGTGAGAATAGAATATTTCAAGAGAACCTTGCAAGAAGTTTACTGAAAAATGGGTATAACATGCCAAAACTCAATAAGGAAAAATTTCCATCCCTCATCAATAGCAATTTTTGCAAGAAAACGTCTAAAAATCAAAGCAGTCaagataaaaaatgaaacaaaatattgtaTGGCCAAAAAACAGTGTAGACTTGCATAGTTCTATAATTGATTTCATATTATAAGGACTACattaaataaagtaatttttaaaaacttaaaCATTTCAAGATGTTGTTGTGATCATAAATCAGATGACTGACTGGTGTTCACCACACTAGTCTCATCTGTGCAAGGCTCTCCACTTTTGCATAACTACTAAATGTTTATCCATATGATATTGCTTATTGTAAACAAACTTTGAAGTTCTTCTACAAAAtggaaatctcccccccccctccccccacacatagacacacacttcCTTCCATCACAAAACTGattatcacttgatgcctcaggatgtgttctatcaactgatccattcttttaatcaagttatgctacaaatttgttttctccctgATTTGATTcagatctcttcattagttatcctatctacccacctaatcttcagcattcttctatgataccacatttcaaagcttttaCTGAATCCTTGTCTGAACTGCCTATCATCCACATTCCagatctgtacaaggctacactctgggAAAATACCGTCATAAATGACTACTTAATACATTaatttatataacatttgttttaattggaaaatacagaaaaaaacatcAACAGGAGCTTTCAGCCCTGAGCAAgatgattctttatatcatatgttaacaaattcatctttttcaaaaatactttccttgctatagccaCTCCATATTTTATATCTTAtgtatacacataaaaaaatttttttcatcacctcagttatgagagttccggaacctgtacagaaaattgcaacagagatcaacataaacatcatttctgccctttttattgctcatgaaaaccacacattgcatgttgtaccaccatacagggagaccttcagaggtagtggtccagattgctgtacacaccggtacctctaatacccagtagcatgtcctcttgccttgatacatgcctgtatttgtcatggcatattatccacaagttcatcaaggcactgttggtccagattgtcccactcctcaatggcgatttggcatagatccctcagagtggctggtgggtcacttcgtcaataaacagccattttcaatctatcccaggcatgttcgataggattcatatctggagaacatgctggccactctagtcgagcgatgtcattatcctgaaggaaatctgatgtgttggcagaagcgccaacaccgtatagctagaggaggccgaaatgcacgcgcttaagctcacgcaggctggcgtgaggtctggaacaggtcagagaattacaactagcaaaacaagagtaactggtagaatacttaactttaatccacaattggtgaacatctctcgctactgtacaggcttcacaatattaattatcaaatgctatggcgccttgctacgtcgtggcaaatgacgtagctgaaggctatgctaactatcgtctcggaaaatgagagcgtatttgtcaatgtagcatcactagcaaagtctgctgtccaactggggcgagtgctagtacgtctcactagacctgccgtgtggtggcgcttggtctgccatcactgacagtggcgacacgcgggtccatcgtatactagcggacctcgcccgatttaaaagctaccacctagcaagtgtggtgtctggcggtgacaccacaaaatcattcacaagatgtacacgatggggggacgaattgtcatccatgaagaccaatgtcttgccaatatgctgccgatgtggttgcattaccagtcggaggacggcattcacgtattgtatagCCGTTACGCcacctcccatgaccaccagcggtgtacgttggccccacataatgctaccacaaaacagcagggaacctccaccttgctgcactctctgaccaagttgcctccaaacacgtctccaacaacTGTCTGATTGAAGGTATATGCAACacttattggtgaagagaacgtgataccaatgctgagcggtccattcggtatgttgttgagcCCTTCCGTACCACCCTGTATggtgtggttgcaaatatggaccttgccatggacgttgggagtgaagttgcgcatcatgcagcctttgcGCACAGCTGAGTCGTGACATGATGTCCTGCagcagcaagaaaagcattattcaacatggtggcattgccagggttcctccgagccataatccgcaggtagcggtcatccactgcagtagtagcccttgggcagcctgagcgaggcatgtcaccgacggttactgtttctctgtatctcctccatgtccaaacaacatcgctttggttcactgcgagatgcCTTGAcatttcctttgttgagagcccttcctggcacaaagtaacaatgcggacatggtcaaactgtggtactgactgtctaggtgtggtttaactacagacaacccAAGTTGAGAACTTCCtttccggtggaatgactggaactgatcagctgccggaccccctccgtctaataggcgctgctcatatatagttgtttacatctgtgggtggatttagtgacagctctgaacagtcaaaggggctgtgtctgtgatacaatatccacagtcaacgtctatcttcaggagttctggtagctggggtgatgcaaaacttttttttgatgtgtgtactttggtCATTATCAGCCTATTGCTGTCTCCGGCAGAATTACAAAGTcactggcaaatctcaaagtttttatcacTCCccaaactttaatttcctttcaaaatttctTCTTAGCTTGCTTTATCGCTTGCTTgttgtacagattgaaaaacatgggGGATAGCCTGCAGCGtcatttcactcccttctcaaccagtgtttccctttcatttcctttgaGTGTTATGACTGCATTCTGGTTTCTGCAGAAGCTGTATATAATGTttttctctctgtattttatccctgttaccccccagaatttcaaacagtgtaatCCACTAATACTGTCAAAAGCTCTCcacatctacaaatgctgtaattgTAGGTTTGCATTATAAGAAATGTCATAGGCCTCATCTGCTCCTAAATATTCCAGTACCGAAACTGATCTCCCCTGAAGTCAGTTTTtaacagtctttccattcttctgtaaataatttgtgttgatgttttgcaaacatgacttattaaactgatggtttggtagtaTTCATAATAGCCAGCACCTGCCTCCTTTGGGAcaggaattattagattcttcctGAAATCTGAGGGTAATtcacctgtttcatatatcttacaTACCAAGTGGAACAGTTTTGCCAGGAGTTGCTCTCCCAagtatctcaataattctgagggaatgtcacctACTCTGGGGCTTTTTTTAAACTTttctctttcagtgttctgtcaaatttccatcccatctcatcttcatctactttatcttccctttccataatattgtctgcaagattgaTTCCTTTATGTAGTCTTTCTagatactccttctacctttcatcGTTTCTTCTTTGCTGAATATTGTTTTGCCATCTGAGCTTCTAAGTTCATACAACTTCTCCTCTTTCctccaaagatttctttaattttcctatacacaGCATCAATCATACCCAAAGTCATGCACGTTTCTGCAGTGTAATATTTCAGTCTTAGTCATTCCTGCATTGACCATCACTTTCATTTTTTAGATATCTccattcccttttgtctgcttcatttactgtaactttttattttcttctttcatcaatcaaatttaaTATCTCCTGCAATATCCAAGGTCTTTAAGAAGGCATTTGCTTTTTACCTTTTTGATCCttcgctgtcttcactatttcatctctcaaagtaacCAGCTCACCtcttactgtattcctttcccctttttTGTCATTTGTCACCTAGTGCTCCctttgaaattctcaacaacctggttctttcaatttatctaagtcccatcaccttaatttcctgattttctgaattttttcagtTGTAATCTGTAGTTTATGtctaataaattatggtcagattccacatctgcccctgcagttTGAAATCTGTTTTCAACATCACCATTTTACCATTATGTTATCCATCTTAAATCTTTGAGGGTCTTACTGTAAGCCTCATCCACATATGCAGCCTTCTTTCATAAGTCTTAAAACAAGTACCTGCACtgattaaccctagcaataccaatgcattttcAATTATGTGTACTACCATCAGCAGTATGGTTGAGGAACAAACTTTATGCAAAAAAAGTAATTGTTATTGACttgtattaacaacatactttttaaagaggtgcTGATGTCTAAGCAGGGtccagaaattgaaaatatcttttagcacactcttagcaatacCAGTAATGTGAACTATCAAGCAGGGTGAGAGGGTTGGAGGGAGTTGgctaaggtggaggggggggggggggggtttacattATGACCATAACAAAATGCAAATTACATTAATTtgttctttaaagtcagtaccgccattagacttgtttatttacagtgttacatttacagttacacaatcatgattttggcttcaaagtgccattatcaagtgtattaagtgttatacattgcctaagatggcatactgtcatattaaaatacactattagacacattgtctaagagtcgatatttctgccagagcctactgctttatttcattactgagtacaccatcttaggcaatttgaaagacttgataatggcactttggagccgaaatcatgattgtgtaagtgtaaatgtaacactgtaaatgaacaacagtctaatggcggcactgactttaaagaaatatattatgactgtggccccacattatgaaaaaattattacattaattcTTGTTGACTTTTATAAATGATTCACTTTTTGAAGAGATAGTGCTGTGTAAGTACAGTCCAGAAACTGAAAATTGTTGTGAAAAGTCCCATCTACTAAGAagaataaattttttgtttaagtttaactaaaaatttaaaacaattagtgaatctggtagaagaattcattaaaaacaataaatatttcctttcaaaatttataAATATAGAGTACATAGCCAcattgcaatattttcaaaagctgcACATAAAGTACTCCTCCCCTCCATTGGTACTGCTAGCGTTaaattgtgctttgtgcaaaattctacaaggtagcTCCCCTTTTTGTGCATGTTATCcaactatttttctttctcttcctgtaCCTCCTATCAAATTCCTGTCCACTCTCACAGTAAAATTTGCCTCTCCCTTAACAATATGATTTAGTTCTTGTATCTCATAATAATTCCATTCACTCACTTTGTCATCTGCAGTGCTTGTAGGCAATAAACTATCATTGCTGTAATGGGTGTTGGCTTCACAACTATCTTGACTACTACAATATGTTCACTACGTTGTTCACAGTATAttgccagcattcctattttcttataccATATGAACACAACAACGCATCCTCTTCCAAAGActcaattaaaaacaataaattccACAATGTTGACAAATGTTATTGTATTACAGATGTATTATGAAAATACTGGTTTCACATTTATTCTTGTTATATACAAATGATCTAGCATATAGTGAATaagttgaaacatttatttttgttgacaatgcaTTACAGTCTGAACTAATGAATACTTCAACACCAAGGAAGAAataagaaatttttttgtaaattattgattcagtttctctaaatcacttgTGACTACACATGCACAAAACAGTACATTCAATTGCTCTGAAGTGTCAGTTCTGTGATTTTTGTATTGTAGGTAATAGTTGATACTGataagaaaagaattaaaaatttaataattttgttttgttttaatattcTGTAAGTATAGATGGACATAATAAGAATACATGCCACATGATGTATAGATTGCCCAAAATACAAACATAACTTAAATGATGAagtttataatgtcttaattttgaGAAATTGCAACTCACTACACACAAGACATTAATTCAGAACTTTATTCAGTTAGAATAGCAAAGAAATTGGCCACACTAACctcattacaaattaaaaaatctcTGGTACTCATTAAAATGCTACAATGAGTTACCACCATTAATTGGTTGTTTGCTTTTCCACAGATTATATGCATGTGACGTGCATAATTTCATCTCTTCTGATCTTATCATCAACTGTAGCATCATTCCAATTATTTGAAAGCCAGAAAGTACTTGGTCGAAGTAAGCCATGGTCTTTAAAAAACTGGCTGCAGCAAGATgaccacaacaaaaaaatatgtaaaGGTATGGAAACCAATGGATCTGAAGCAAAAGAAGGTGAAAATTTCACTAAAGACAAAGGTCAGACTACCATTTTTCCTGAATCATTCTGGGAAAACATTTCAAGAGTCGAAGACACAAAACAGCAGGAAACTGAATATCAACAATATACACATGATTGTGAACTGAGTGACAGTGAAACTTCAACTCCATATCTACAGCCAAAAAATGGTCCTTTATCAAAGCAAGACATCTCACAACAAAATGACAGACACTCAGGTGACAGTTCTAGTGAGGATCAGGAATCCCATATTAGCCATGAGGATAGGTATTTGGAGCTTTCTGGTTCACAAGAAACACACTCTGTGCATCACTCGTCAAATGAGCAAACTGTGCAAAGTGATTATCTTTCTTTAAGGCCTCCTGAAGAAGAAGCACCTCCACCACCAATACTAGTTAACAAACATCAGCAAAATTTCATAATACGTTCCCTACAAGCATCTCAAACTCTTGAGACTGTTCCTACTCAATTTAGGAGTACAGTTTCGTCACTCTCATCAGAAGAAAAACTGCAGAAAACAGGATCAGAACTTGATGATCCCATGGGAATGTGTGTTTCAGCTTTGTACTGGTTCCTATTTCTTCTTTCACGCATGTTAGCTATAGCAAGTTTTTCACAGTCTTTTCCATTTGTGGCATTTGGTCTATGTGCTCTGCAATATGTATTAACTGCTACTATTCttctttataaaaatatttctcagctTGAAAAAGTATTAGCTCGTCTGAGTCTCAGCtacatttatctgttctgtttaatAGAATTTAAAATTAGATTTAGAAGATGGCTGCTTTGTTACATTATATATTTCTTAATACTGAACATTGAAGATGTAATAATAACATCCATATGGTTTATTTCAATAGAGATGAAAGGTTGGTGGGAAACATATGTGCTAGTTCTAATGTGTGCAAGCATGGTGTTAAGTATGCTAACATTTGTCTACTACCTTTGTATATTGAAGccaaaaacagtgaaaatgtatGACGGAATGTGACAAAACTAAATTAATAAATTCATCTGCACTTACTGTACATGCAGCACACACCAAGGAATGATTTCTCATTTCAGCAGAAAGTATATCAAATAGTGATGAACGTTTATCATGACTGTCAGCATACTCATTTGCTCTCATGTCTATAATTTCTGATACACCCCCTGTGAAATCCACTAGGGCATCAGCCATATGTCCCCCATGAAGACCATCGTATGAGCCATGTAGCCTGTAATAAGTTATTCATATTACTGGTATTTTTGTCTCTCCTTTATATTGGAAGggttaatatataaaaataataagtaATAGCTAAACAATTAAGTATAAAGATGTTAACATTATTATAAACTAGCTTGGTGCCTACTGCTTTGCTTGGATTTGTGtagtaattaaaacaaaaataattttataaacatattcCTGTATTAGGCTGAATGAA
This genomic stretch from Schistocerca cancellata isolate TAMUIC-IGC-003103 chromosome 2, iqSchCanc2.1, whole genome shotgun sequence harbors:
- the LOC126161453 gene encoding uncharacterized protein LOC126161453, with translation MVVKGIDHTRLFGRKLPTTQQIWIGHLIPMIINCSLYAVDFGTSVALAWRYFEEQNYIWGSFTVLFIYLPSLVFFVHTVSKPHLWEEQPNTTKTALWFLARFLQIVAFPVWVIYRYTKQLFWSVEALLRDGEEQQNAIEIAGKPSRIHLYLFLQAFLQSAPQAFLQLYVLLKQYDNQIETDYMHVTCIISSLLILSSTVASFQLFESQKVLGRSKPWSLKNWLQQDDHNKKICKGMETNGSEAKEGENFTKDKGQTTIFPESFWENISRVEDTKQQETEYQQYTHDCELSDSETSTPYLQPKNGPLSKQDISQQNDRHSGDSSSEDQESHISHEDRYLELSGSQETHSVHHSSNEQTVQSDYLSLRPPEEEAPPPPILVNKHQQNFIIRSLQASQTLETVPTQFRSTVSSLSSEEKLQKTGSELDDPMGMCVSALYWFLFLLSRMLAIASFSQSFPFVAFGLCALQYVLTATILLYKNISQLEKVLARLSLSYIYLFCLIEFKIRFRRWLLCYIIYFLILNIEDVIITSIWFISIEMKGWWETYVLVLMCASMVLSMLTFVYYLCILKPKTVKMYDGM